In one Chromatiales bacterium 21-64-14 genomic region, the following are encoded:
- a CDS encoding RND transporter, with protein MAQAQAAYYPVVSASSSATRSKSPGSSNNVAVPGRILNSLSASLSASWELDLWGRVRLQVQAGMASAAASAATLQSVLLSLQGQLAAAYLQLRTVDAQTRLAQATVVAYQRALQLTENRYKAGVDTAADVALARTQLLQAQVSRTDLGVTRVQLQDAIAALVGKAPADFSLLAVDALPTMPVIPPGIPAQLLQRRPDLAAAQSQVEAANAQIGVAQKAWFPNLTLSGQAGRQATRLADLVSAPALFWSIGPSLAATLFDGGLRRAQLASSEAAYRQTVANYRQVALSALQQVEDNLAAQRILTDEAQQQADVVQAAEVSLRLAENQYKAGTTSYLNVVTAQTTASNARNAELTLRNRRYTAVVALIQALGGGWGETRRPALGVMPGRRSTLAEPAR; from the coding sequence ATCGCTCAGGCGCAGGCGGCCTACTACCCGGTTGTGTCGGCCAGCAGCTCGGCCACACGGTCGAAGTCGCCCGGCTCCAGTAACAACGTGGCGGTACCCGGCCGTATCCTGAACAGCTTGAGCGCCTCGCTCAGCGCAAGTTGGGAGCTTGATCTATGGGGCAGGGTACGTTTGCAGGTACAAGCGGGCATGGCCAGCGCCGCGGCCAGCGCCGCGACACTGCAGTCCGTACTGCTTAGCCTGCAGGGCCAGCTCGCTGCCGCGTATCTGCAACTGCGCACCGTAGACGCGCAGACCCGCTTGGCGCAGGCTACCGTGGTCGCTTATCAGCGCGCCCTGCAACTCACCGAAAACCGTTACAAGGCGGGCGTGGATACCGCCGCCGACGTGGCGCTGGCGCGCACACAACTGCTGCAGGCGCAGGTCAGCCGCACGGACTTGGGCGTCACCCGTGTGCAACTCCAAGACGCTATCGCCGCGTTGGTGGGCAAGGCGCCCGCCGATTTTTCGCTGCTGGCCGTCGACGCGCTGCCCACGATGCCTGTTATCCCCCCTGGCATTCCGGCGCAACTGCTGCAGCGCCGGCCCGACCTAGCCGCGGCACAGTCCCAGGTGGAGGCGGCCAATGCGCAGATCGGCGTGGCGCAGAAGGCTTGGTTTCCCAACCTCACGCTTTCAGGCCAGGCGGGCAGGCAAGCGACCCGTTTGGCTGACCTGGTCTCGGCACCGGCGCTGTTCTGGTCAATCGGGCCGAGCCTTGCGGCTACGTTGTTCGACGGCGGCCTGCGCCGCGCGCAACTCGCATCCAGCGAGGCCGCTTACCGGCAAACGGTGGCCAACTATCGGCAGGTCGCGCTCAGCGCATTGCAGCAGGTGGAGGACAACCTCGCCGCCCAGCGCATCCTCACCGATGAGGCGCAGCAGCAGGCCGACGTGGTGCAGGCGGCCGAGGTATCGCTGCGCTTGGCCGAAAATCAATACAAGGCCGGTACCACGTCGTATCTCAACGTCGTGACTGCTCAGACCACGGCCAGTAATGCGCGCAATGCGGAACTGACCCTGCGCAACCGCCGCTACACCGCGGTGGTTGCGCTGATCCAGGCCCTGGGTGGTGGATGGGGGGAGACCCGGCGTCCGGCGCTCGGGGTCATGCCGGGGCGAAGGTCGACGTTGGCCGAACCCGCCCGGTAG
- a CDS encoding nucleoside triphosphate pyrophosphohydrolase, whose amino-acid sequence MDTHEPVDPLARLLHIMARLRDPDAGCPWDRRQTFATIAPYTLEEAYEVADAVERGDLGALRSELGDLLYQVVYHARMAEEAGAFTFADVAQSISDKLTHRHPEIFGAAAGAVAPAERRSWEDHKLQERKAGAGTDPSALADIARALPALMRALKLQNRAARTGFDWPGLDPVLEKMEEELDELREAASAPDTAARVFEEVGDLLFTGVNLARHTGADPEAALRAANGRFEARFRYVEDRLRERSRRPEDTTPEELDSLWEEAKRHLTARSDGP is encoded by the coding sequence ATGGACACTCACGAACCGGTCGACCCGCTCGCGCGGCTGCTGCACATCATGGCGCGGCTGCGGGATCCCGACGCGGGCTGTCCCTGGGATCGGCGCCAGACCTTCGCCACCATCGCCCCGTATACCCTCGAAGAGGCATACGAGGTAGCGGACGCCGTCGAGCGTGGCGACCTGGGCGCCTTGCGCAGCGAGTTGGGCGACCTGCTGTATCAGGTGGTCTACCACGCGCGCATGGCGGAAGAGGCGGGTGCATTCACGTTCGCGGATGTCGCCCAGTCGATCAGCGACAAGCTGACTCACCGGCATCCCGAGATATTTGGCGCCGCCGCAGGCGCGGTGGCGCCTGCCGAGAGACGTTCCTGGGAAGATCACAAGCTCCAGGAACGAAAGGCGGGGGCGGGTACGGACCCCAGTGCCCTGGCGGATATCGCACGGGCCTTGCCAGCCTTGATGCGGGCCCTCAAGCTGCAGAATCGCGCGGCCCGAACCGGCTTCGACTGGCCCGGCCTGGACCCGGTGCTGGAGAAGATGGAAGAGGAACTGGACGAACTGCGGGAAGCCGCCAGCGCTCCCGACACCGCGGCCCGGGTGTTCGAGGAAGTCGGTGACCTGCTGTTTACCGGAGTCAATCTGGCGCGCCACACCGGTGCGGACCCGGAAGCCGCGCTGCGCGCTGCCAATGGTCGTTTCGAGGCCCGCTTCCGCTATGTCGAGGACCGGCTCCGGGAACGGAGCAGGCGCCCGGAGGACACCACCCCCGAGGAACTCGATTCCCTTTGGGAAGAGGCGAAGCGCCACCTGACGGCGCGGTCGGACGGACCCTGA
- a CDS encoding carboxylate--amine ligase, with product MTTDIIVLENSKDWQAQYPDAVVITDTDYIGRQQFPGSGRVRIINLCRSYRYLSTGYYCSLLAEARRHKVIPTVKTISDLSRKSIYNLEIGDLDDLVQKSLRNRPPEHGTEFEFHVFFGQCESDELQDLAREIFELFPCPLLKVEFKRQGKWEIDTIRPAYIHNLRDDQQALFTNALNRYVARRWQGPRTRQTSKYDLAILHNPQEQFCPSNKRALQSFIKEGKGLGVDVELIEKKDYTRLAEFDALFIRETTAIDHYTYRFSKKAESEGMVVVDDPDSILKCTNKVYLAELLKANRIPTPKTIILQRDKKDTLQTVEAEIPYPVILKIPDGSFSRGVFKATNRKELEEITTRLFKESDLLLAQEFRYTPFDWRIGIFNRRPVYACQYFMSRKHWQIVKHRENGRPVPGDANTLSVDGTPSSVVETALRAANLIGDGLYGVDLKEDDKGVCVIEVNDNPNIDAGVEDGVLKDRLYRTLLEEFVRRMDLRRS from the coding sequence ATGACGACCGATATTATCGTCCTGGAAAATTCCAAGGATTGGCAGGCGCAGTACCCGGACGCCGTTGTGATCACGGACACCGACTATATTGGCCGCCAGCAATTTCCAGGCTCCGGCCGGGTACGCATCATCAATCTGTGCCGCAGCTACCGCTACCTAAGCACGGGCTACTATTGTTCGCTGCTGGCGGAGGCGCGCCGGCACAAGGTGATCCCGACGGTCAAGACGATCTCCGACCTGAGCCGTAAGTCGATCTACAACCTGGAGATCGGCGATCTCGACGACTTGGTGCAGAAGAGCCTCCGCAACCGTCCGCCTGAACATGGGACCGAATTCGAATTCCACGTCTTCTTCGGTCAGTGCGAAAGCGATGAACTTCAGGATCTGGCGCGGGAGATCTTCGAATTGTTCCCCTGCCCGCTGCTGAAAGTGGAATTCAAGCGTCAGGGCAAGTGGGAAATCGATACCATCCGCCCAGCCTATATACACAACCTGCGCGACGACCAACAGGCGCTGTTCACTAACGCCCTGAACCGCTACGTGGCGCGCCGCTGGCAGGGGCCGAGAACCCGCCAAACGTCGAAATACGACTTGGCGATCCTCCACAACCCTCAGGAACAGTTCTGCCCGTCCAACAAGCGCGCGCTGCAATCCTTCATCAAGGAGGGGAAGGGTCTGGGCGTGGACGTGGAATTGATCGAGAAAAAAGACTACACGCGGCTCGCGGAATTCGACGCCCTGTTCATCCGTGAGACCACCGCCATCGACCACTACACCTACCGCTTCTCCAAGAAGGCGGAGAGCGAGGGCATGGTGGTTGTGGACGATCCGGACTCGATACTGAAATGCACCAATAAGGTCTACCTCGCGGAATTGCTCAAGGCGAACCGTATCCCCACCCCGAAGACCATCATCCTGCAGCGCGACAAGAAGGACACCCTGCAGACCGTGGAAGCCGAGATCCCCTACCCCGTGATTCTCAAGATCCCGGACGGCTCCTTCTCCCGGGGCGTGTTCAAAGCGACCAACCGCAAGGAGCTCGAGGAGATTACCACCCGTTTGTTCAAAGAGTCGGATCTGCTCTTGGCGCAGGAATTCCGCTACACGCCCTTCGACTGGCGCATCGGCATCTTCAACCGCCGGCCGGTGTACGCCTGTCAGTACTTCATGTCGCGTAAGCACTGGCAGATCGTCAAACATCGGGAAAACGGCCGCCCGGTGCCCGGCGACGCCAACACGCTGAGCGTCGATGGCACCCCGTCCTCGGTGGTGGAAACCGCGCTGCGCGCGGCCAACCTCATCGGCGATGGGTTGTATGGTGTGGACCTGAAGGAGGACGACAAGGGGGTATGTGTCATCGAGGTGAACGACAACCCCAACATCGATGCCGGAGTAGAGGATGGCGTTTTGAAAGACCGGCTCTACCGTACGCTGCTGGAGGAGTTCGTGCGGCGTATGGACCTGCGCCGCAGCTGA
- a CDS encoding ribosomal-protein-alanine acetyltransferase, which produces MIRKATLQDLDALVRIENRCFQTDRISKRSFRYILCKANAVTLVDEQDEVVRGYTTVLFNAGTSLARLYSFAVDPDFRGRGVAVGMLQASDEVARQGDCVALRLEVRKDNAVAIALFERAGYRRFGAYEDYYQDHMGALRYEKSLVAHLRPELARVPFYAQTLDFTCGPAALIMAMKVLDPGIEMDRKLELRLWRESTTIFMTSGHGGCGPYGLALSAYHRGFDVELHVNDTGALFIDSVRNPEKKEVIALVQEDFLDEIKHSSIRLTHGSLPVGQLEEKFGEGAIPIVLISSYRIYREKFPHWVVVTGFDERFIYVHDPFIDYEANKTLTDCINMPILKKDFERMARYGKAGQKAVLLLRPRPGSPAA; this is translated from the coding sequence ATGATCCGCAAAGCGACCCTGCAGGATCTGGACGCGCTGGTGCGGATCGAGAACCGCTGCTTCCAGACCGACCGCATCTCCAAGCGCAGCTTCCGCTACATCCTGTGCAAAGCCAACGCGGTCACCCTGGTGGACGAGCAGGACGAGGTCGTGCGCGGATACACCACGGTCCTGTTCAACGCCGGCACATCTTTGGCGCGGCTGTACTCCTTCGCGGTCGACCCCGACTTCCGGGGCCGCGGCGTGGCCGTTGGCATGCTCCAAGCCAGCGATGAGGTAGCCCGGCAGGGCGATTGCGTCGCGCTCCGTCTGGAAGTGCGCAAGGACAACGCGGTGGCCATCGCGCTGTTCGAACGCGCCGGTTACCGGCGCTTCGGCGCCTATGAGGACTATTACCAGGACCACATGGGGGCGCTGCGCTACGAAAAATCCCTGGTGGCCCACCTCCGCCCGGAACTTGCCCGGGTTCCGTTCTACGCACAGACGCTGGATTTCACCTGTGGCCCGGCCGCACTTATCATGGCCATGAAGGTGCTGGATCCGGGCATCGAGATGGACCGCAAACTGGAACTGCGGCTGTGGCGCGAATCCACGACCATCTTCATGACCTCCGGGCATGGCGGGTGCGGGCCCTACGGCTTGGCCCTGTCCGCCTACCACCGCGGTTTCGACGTGGAACTCCACGTCAACGATACCGGGGCCCTGTTCATCGATTCGGTGCGCAACCCGGAGAAAAAGGAAGTGATCGCCCTGGTCCAGGAAGACTTCCTGGACGAAATCAAGCACTCGTCGATCCGACTCACCCACGGCTCCCTTCCCGTCGGTCAGCTGGAGGAGAAATTCGGGGAGGGTGCCATTCCCATTGTCCTGATCAGCTCCTACCGGATCTACCGCGAAAAATTCCCCCACTGGGTCGTGGTCACCGGTTTCGACGAACGGTTCATCTATGTGCACGACCCGTTCATCGACTACGAAGCCAACAAGACCCTCACCGATTGCATCAATATGCCGATACTGAAAAAGGACTTCGAGCGCATGGCACGTTACGGCAAGGCCGGCCAGAAGGCGGTCCTGCTGTTACGGCCGCGCCCAGGCAGTCCGGCAGCATGA